A genomic stretch from Halarsenatibacter silvermanii includes:
- a CDS encoding OsmC family protein has protein sequence MQIKSEWQGGLCFTGLGDSGHEVVTDASREAGGENRGVSPLELLLHGIAGCMGIDIVKILDKKQADIEDVEIAISGERADDYPRKFDKIEIDVRVTGSNMSQKDLEQAVSLSHEKYCSASNSVAAEQETSCELIKE, from the coding sequence ATGCAGATTAAATCTGAATGGCAGGGTGGACTGTGTTTTACCGGTCTGGGAGATTCTGGTCATGAGGTAGTCACAGACGCTTCGCGTGAGGCTGGTGGAGAGAATCGGGGAGTGAGCCCGCTAGAGCTTCTTCTGCACGGAATAGCCGGCTGTATGGGGATAGATATAGTCAAAATACTCGACAAAAAACAGGCTGATATCGAGGACGTGGAGATAGCAATTTCCGGTGAGAGAGCTGATGATTATCCGCGCAAATTTGATAAGATAGAAATAGATGTGAGGGTAACCGGCAGCAATATGAGCCAGAAGGACCTGGAGCAGGCCGTCAGCCTCTCCCACGAAAAATACTGTTCGGCCAGCAACTCCGTAGCCGCCGAGCAGGAAACCAGCTGTGAGCTCATAAAAGAATAA
- the rlmH gene encoding 23S rRNA (pseudouridine(1915)-N(3))-methyltransferase RlmH, whose amino-acid sequence MEINVIAVGKIKEDYIVQGINEYTQRLSSYCNLNIIEVKEASMAGKNEKNAGDIIKKKEGERLLEKLPERGYDIALDARGKPMTSEGLAKSINNLQVKGHSSLNFLIGGSLGLSEEVLDSVDYSLALSRMTFTHQMIRLILLEQLYRAFKIKSNEPYHK is encoded by the coding sequence ATGGAGATAAATGTTATTGCCGTGGGAAAAATAAAAGAGGATTATATTGTTCAAGGCATTAATGAATATACTCAAAGGTTATCATCATACTGTAATTTGAACATAATAGAAGTCAAAGAAGCGAGCATGGCCGGCAAAAATGAAAAAAATGCCGGCGATATCATCAAGAAAAAAGAAGGCGAAAGGTTGCTGGAAAAACTGCCTGAGAGAGGTTATGATATAGCGCTTGATGCCCGGGGTAAGCCGATGACCTCGGAAGGACTGGCCAAGTCCATAAATAACCTGCAGGTCAAGGGTCACAGCAGTTTGAATTTCCTGATTGGAGGATCGCTCGGGCTCTCCGAGGAAGTTCTCGACAGCGTAGATTATTCCCTCGCGCTATCGCGCATGACTTTTACACACCAGATGATCAGATTGATTCTTCTTGAACAGCTTTACAGAGCCTTCAAAATAAAGTCAAACGAACCCTATCATAAATGA
- a CDS encoding MBL fold metallo-hydrolase: protein MSLQMAVLASGSSGNSIYVAGEGTEILIDAGLSGREIKKRLERIERNPEDLDALLLTHEHSDHINGAGVLSRRYELPIFASPGTLSACSEKLGEVSLGGKISAGGSYRMGDLQVDCFSLPHDASEPIGFTIECGGDKFGLATDIGQVTEEIRTKLAGLDLLVLEANHDEDLLRTGSYPDFLKRRIRGQRGHLSNMEAARLLPQLLSFDGDRKPVIVLSHLSEENNRPELAYISVKNSLREAGWEVGEDVVLACASRKEAEEIHHYRTDCRGGIVD, encoded by the coding sequence TTGTCATTACAGATGGCAGTGCTGGCCAGCGGCAGTTCAGGTAACTCGATATATGTCGCCGGCGAAGGCACCGAGATATTGATAGACGCAGGACTGAGCGGCCGAGAGATAAAGAAAAGGCTTGAGCGGATAGAGCGGAATCCGGAGGATCTGGATGCGCTGCTCCTGACTCATGAACACAGTGATCATATCAATGGAGCTGGAGTTTTATCCCGGCGATATGAGCTTCCTATATTTGCCAGCCCGGGCACTCTGTCCGCCTGCAGCGAAAAACTGGGTGAAGTGAGCCTGGGAGGAAAAATATCTGCCGGCGGCAGTTACAGAATGGGAGATCTTCAGGTTGATTGTTTTTCCCTCCCCCATGATGCTTCCGAACCGATAGGTTTTACCATAGAATGCGGGGGAGATAAATTTGGGCTGGCCACCGATATAGGTCAGGTTACCGAAGAGATAAGGACAAAACTTGCCGGGCTGGATCTGCTGGTCCTGGAAGCCAATCATGATGAAGATCTGCTGCGAACGGGGAGTTACCCCGATTTTCTCAAGAGGAGAATCAGAGGCCAGAGAGGACATCTTTCCAATATGGAAGCGGCCAGGCTTTTGCCGCAGCTGCTCTCTTTTGATGGGGACAGGAAACCTGTGATCGTTCTCTCCCATTTGAGCGAGGAGAATAATAGACCGGAGCTCGCCTATATTTCAGTAAAGAATTCTCTGCGAGAAGCCGGCTGGGAGGTAGGAGAAGACGTAGTTTTAGCCTGTGCTTCACGGAAAGAAGCAGAAGAAATCCATCATTACCGGACGGATTGTAGAGGAGGTATCGTAGACTGA
- a CDS encoding protein-glutamate methylesterase/protein-glutamine glutaminase has translation MIKVLVVDDSAFMRKIFSENINSDPELTVIDTARNGKKALEKLESLNPDILTLDIEMPEMDGLTTLQKLNEKYPDLPVLMVSALDNRDTVMKALDMGAFDFIPKPSGSISLEIDDIADELLVKLKAGARAGSKTASASTPAAAEKPTIQKKSPDREKKTVSPRRDEFPVVAIGASSGGPKAIKHVMMHLPADFPAALAIVQHMPAGFTASLASRLDKETSLNVQEAESGDRLKPGSALLAPGDYHMEFEGIRARLNQKPKKWGVRPCADYMLSSLAESFGSRVIGVILTGMGSDGGEGMKMVKSRGGYGIIEDKSTALVYGMPESAIKKDAYDIILPRPKIPREITKIVERRLV, from the coding sequence ATGATAAAAGTTCTCGTTGTTGATGATTCAGCTTTTATGAGAAAAATCTTTTCGGAGAATATAAATTCTGACCCTGAACTGACAGTGATAGATACCGCCCGCAATGGAAAAAAGGCACTTGAGAAGTTAGAATCTTTAAATCCAGATATTTTAACACTCGATATAGAGATGCCTGAGATGGACGGTCTGACAACTTTGCAGAAACTAAACGAAAAGTACCCTGATCTTCCGGTCCTCATGGTCAGCGCCCTGGACAACCGCGATACGGTAATGAAAGCACTGGATATGGGAGCTTTCGATTTCATCCCTAAACCCTCCGGCTCGATCTCGCTGGAAATCGATGACATAGCCGATGAACTTCTGGTCAAGCTCAAAGCGGGAGCCAGAGCCGGGTCAAAAACAGCCTCTGCTTCTACTCCTGCAGCCGCTGAAAAACCCACAATCCAAAAAAAATCTCCTGACAGAGAGAAAAAAACTGTATCCCCCCGCCGGGATGAATTTCCTGTTGTGGCTATAGGAGCCTCTTCTGGAGGACCGAAAGCTATCAAGCACGTTATGATGCATCTTCCAGCTGATTTCCCTGCCGCTCTGGCCATAGTTCAGCATATGCCGGCCGGTTTTACCGCTTCGCTCGCCAGCCGCCTCGACAAAGAAACCTCTTTAAACGTTCAGGAAGCTGAAAGCGGAGACCGCTTAAAGCCAGGTTCCGCACTTCTGGCGCCGGGCGACTATCATATGGAATTTGAAGGAATCAGAGCCAGACTAAATCAAAAACCTAAAAAATGGGGAGTCAGACCCTGTGCTGATTATATGTTGAGCTCGCTGGCTGAAAGTTTCGGCAGCAGAGTAATCGGTGTAATTCTCACCGGCATGGGCAGCGACGGCGGCGAGGGAATGAAAATGGTTAAATCCAGAGGCGGATATGGAATCATCGAAGATAAAAGCACCGCTCTGGTCTATGGAATGCCTGAATCAGCCATAAAAAAAGACGCCTACGATATAATTCTTCCGCGCCCCAAAATACCCCGCGAGATCACCAAAATAGTGGAAAGGAGACTGGTCTAA
- a CDS encoding CheR family methyltransferase, with protein sequence MEFKDEAAELLNLNLDGYKLKRVERRTKSLMRRHDIDDFDECLEKLERDSEFRAAYLNHFTINTSEFYRNPDSFEYLEEKILPELLEEHGSINIWSAPCSNGSEPYTLAIILNEMGVKKRNYSILASDIDPEILEKAAEGIYPEKALKNVPDELIDKYFNQISDERDSHQLKKKIRNEVEFKKMDLINKGFQNDWHLILSRNFFIYLTKDLKQELTQKFVDVLNPGCYLFLGNTEFIFNPNKFNLEKVQMSFYQKN encoded by the coding sequence ATGGAATTTAAGGATGAAGCCGCAGAACTATTAAATCTCAATCTGGATGGTTATAAGCTGAAGAGAGTCGAAAGACGAACCAAAAGCCTGATGCGCAGACACGATATCGATGATTTTGACGAATGTCTGGAAAAACTCGAACGCGACAGCGAATTCAGAGCTGCTTATTTAAACCACTTCACCATAAATACTTCCGAATTTTACCGAAATCCTGACAGTTTCGAATATCTGGAAGAGAAGATACTGCCCGAACTTCTGGAAGAACACGGTTCGATAAATATATGGAGTGCTCCCTGCTCAAATGGATCCGAGCCCTATACGCTGGCGATTATTCTCAATGAAATGGGAGTTAAGAAAAGAAATTATTCGATTCTCGCCAGCGATATAGACCCGGAAATTCTTGAAAAAGCCGCAGAGGGTATTTATCCAGAAAAAGCACTCAAGAACGTTCCAGATGAACTCATTGATAAATATTTTAACCAAATTTCAGATGAGCGAGACTCCCATCAGCTCAAAAAGAAGATCAGGAATGAAGTCGAATTCAAGAAAATGGACCTCATCAACAAAGGCTTTCAAAATGACTGGCACCTGATATTGAGCAGAAATTTCTTTATCTATCTGACCAAAGATCTCAAACAGGAGCTCACCCAAAAATTCGTCGATGTGCTCAATCCCGGCTGTTATCTTTTCCTGGGCAATACAGAATTTATATTCAATCCGAATAAGTTTAATCTGGAAAAGGTACAGATGTCATTTTATCAGAAAAATTAA
- a CDS encoding redox-sensing transcriptional repressor Rex, which translates to MKDKDSIPKATIERLPLYYRCLDKLDKFEEVDVVSSKELGGRLGIPPTQVRKDLSYYGEFGRRGVGYNVHDLKKSVGEILGVDRKWQTVLVGAGNLGRALVNYDGFEKMGLDIVGAFDNDLNKIDNRIENLTVRSTKELEETIEEEDVKVGIIAVPAEAAQNVAEKLIEAGVKAIWNFAPTRLYVPDEVAVRNEDLAVGIVSLIYHLSWQEREEQEEEEEN; encoded by the coding sequence ATGAAGGATAAAGATTCGATCCCGAAAGCGACCATCGAAAGGCTTCCTCTATACTACCGCTGCCTGGATAAACTCGATAAGTTTGAAGAAGTGGACGTGGTTTCTTCCAAGGAGCTGGGCGGCAGGCTGGGTATACCACCGACTCAGGTGCGCAAGGATCTTTCCTATTACGGCGAATTTGGACGCAGGGGAGTGGGTTATAATGTTCATGACCTGAAGAAATCTGTGGGCGAGATTCTGGGTGTAGACAGAAAATGGCAGACTGTTTTGGTCGGGGCCGGCAACCTCGGTAGAGCCCTGGTCAATTATGATGGTTTCGAGAAGATGGGTCTTGATATAGTGGGAGCTTTTGATAATGACCTCAATAAAATCGATAATAGAATAGAAAATTTGACTGTGCGCAGCACCAAGGAACTGGAGGAAACAATTGAAGAGGAAGACGTCAAGGTAGGAATAATAGCTGTACCGGCAGAAGCGGCTCAAAATGTGGCAGAGAAGCTGATAGAAGCCGGGGTTAAAGCTATATGGAACTTTGCTCCGACCCGGCTTTATGTTCCCGATGAAGTGGCGGTCAGAAACGAAGATCTTGCTGTGGGAATAGTCAGTTTGATCTATCATCTCAGCTGGCAGGAGAGAGAAGAACAGGAAGAGGAAGAAGAAAATTAG
- the metG gene encoding methionine--tRNA ligase, which yields MTEEQSDTFYVTTPIYYPSDRLHIGHAYTTVAADAIARFKEMKGYDTVFLTGSDEHGQKIERRAAEAEENPKDFVDEIVGTFVDLWQTLGIDYDQFIRTTDQYHKDAVQHIFDTLHDKGDIYLDEYEGWYCTPCETYWREHQIGTENECPDCGRELEWVEEESYFFRLSDYADDLYSHIKENPQFIQPESRRNEMLSFIEDGLEDLSVSRTTFDWGIDVPFDEDHVVYVWIDALSNYITALGYPESDQRFEKYWPADIHIVGKDILRFHTIIWPAILMGLDLPLPEQVFGHGWLLTETGKMSKSRGNVVDPMELSEDFGRDAIRYYLLREVPFGSDGTYSTEALINRINSDLANDLGNLLHRTLSMVEQNFAGVIPAPDKKSEIDKDLKNMALKTARSVADQIDGLRYTQALEELMNFVRRSNKYIDETRPWILAEDEDQHDRLKTVLYNLLEALRFISIMLKPFMVDTPEEIGHQMGCRREIVMSDWSDLDEWGQLPVGRSVRKGDPIYPRIDLEEYFAGKEETEEVDSETEQTQEEKKEMPEGLISFREFQRLELKVAKIEEAERISGSDKLLRLVIEIGEDEKRQLVAGLARHYSAEELMDKQIAVIENLEPAEIFGVESQGMLLAAEDKDGSLSLLEPDVRVEPGAEIS from the coding sequence ATGACGGAAGAACAGTCTGATACTTTTTACGTTACCACACCCATTTATTATCCCAGCGACAGGCTCCATATAGGACATGCATATACCACCGTTGCAGCTGATGCCATCGCCCGCTTTAAGGAGATGAAAGGTTACGACACCGTGTTTTTGACAGGTTCCGATGAGCACGGACAAAAAATCGAGAGAAGGGCTGCTGAAGCCGAAGAAAATCCCAAAGATTTTGTTGATGAAATTGTCGGCACCTTCGTCGACCTCTGGCAAACTCTGGGTATCGATTATGATCAATTCATACGCACGACCGACCAGTATCATAAAGATGCAGTCCAACATATCTTCGATACGCTTCATGATAAAGGGGATATTTACCTGGATGAATACGAAGGCTGGTACTGTACTCCCTGTGAAACTTACTGGCGTGAGCATCAAATCGGCACGGAGAACGAATGTCCTGACTGCGGCCGTGAGCTGGAATGGGTGGAAGAAGAGAGTTATTTTTTCAGATTGAGCGATTACGCAGATGATCTTTACAGCCACATCAAGGAAAATCCTCAGTTTATTCAGCCGGAATCGAGAAGAAACGAGATGTTGAGCTTCATTGAAGACGGACTTGAGGATCTCTCCGTCTCCCGGACCACATTCGATTGGGGCATCGATGTACCTTTCGATGAAGATCACGTGGTATACGTCTGGATCGACGCTCTCAGCAATTATATAACTGCTCTGGGTTATCCGGAGTCCGACCAAAGATTTGAAAAATACTGGCCGGCTGATATTCACATCGTCGGTAAAGATATTCTTCGCTTTCATACTATCATCTGGCCGGCAATTCTTATGGGGCTTGATCTTCCCCTGCCCGAGCAGGTTTTTGGCCATGGATGGCTTTTGACAGAAACCGGCAAGATGTCCAAATCGCGCGGTAATGTGGTCGATCCCATGGAGCTTTCTGAAGACTTCGGCCGCGATGCCATCCGTTATTATCTGCTGCGGGAAGTACCTTTTGGCTCTGACGGAACCTATTCGACCGAAGCTTTGATTAACCGCATAAACTCCGATCTGGCCAATGATTTAGGCAATCTACTTCACCGCACTCTAAGCATGGTGGAACAGAATTTTGCCGGTGTTATCCCGGCTCCGGATAAAAAGTCTGAGATTGATAAAGATCTCAAAAATATGGCGCTTAAAACAGCCCGATCCGTGGCAGATCAGATAGATGGTCTCCGCTATACTCAGGCGCTTGAAGAGCTTATGAATTTTGTTCGCCGCAGCAACAAATATATAGATGAGACCAGACCCTGGATATTGGCTGAAGATGAAGATCAGCACGACAGGTTAAAAACAGTTCTGTATAATCTTCTGGAGGCTTTGAGGTTTATCTCCATCATGCTCAAGCCCTTTATGGTGGACACCCCCGAGGAGATCGGACATCAGATGGGCTGCCGGCGTGAAATCGTTATGTCGGACTGGTCCGACCTTGATGAATGGGGTCAGCTTCCTGTCGGCAGATCAGTCCGCAAAGGAGACCCTATTTATCCGCGCATCGATTTGGAGGAATACTTTGCCGGTAAAGAAGAAACCGAAGAAGTCGATAGTGAAACAGAACAGACCCAGGAAGAAAAAAAGGAGATGCCTGAGGGTTTGATTTCTTTCCGGGAATTTCAGAGACTGGAATTGAAAGTTGCCAAAATAGAAGAAGCCGAAAGAATTTCGGGAAGCGATAAGCTGCTCAGGCTGGTCATCGAAATAGGAGAAGATGAAAAAAGACAGCTGGTTGCCGGTCTGGCCCGGCATTACAGCGCCGAAGAGCTTATGGATAAACAGATAGCTGTCATCGAAAATCTGGAACCGGCAGAGATTTTTGGAGTTGAATCTCAGGGGATGCTGCTGGCCGCTGAAGATAAAGACGGATCGCTTTCTCTGCTCGAGCCCGATGTCCGGGTTGAACCGGGAGCGGAAATCAGCTGA
- the rsmI gene encoding 16S rRNA (cytidine(1402)-2'-O)-methyltransferase — protein MNDELDSDQKKIFICPTPIGNLRDITLRALDILRQVDVIACEDTRRTGGLLSHYDIETDMISYHEHNARKRCQELLEKMKRGKEVALVSDAGTPGISDPGRHLISEAIEAGIEVIPLPGPTALIPALVASGLLSDRFVFEGFLPKKGGERQNRLKALKREKRTSVLYESPYRTIATISDLAEIMPARNLTLIREISKIHEEKLYGTCAGLSERLTQEDVRGEVVLVLAGKEEADEKAGYEHLSIVEHVRRLMDEGYPKKEAIKIVAEERELSRSEVYEEAIAIDARPEES, from the coding sequence ATGAATGATGAGCTGGACTCAGATCAAAAAAAAATATTTATATGTCCTACTCCCATAGGAAATCTTCGGGATATAACACTCAGAGCTCTGGATATTTTGCGCCAGGTCGATGTAATCGCCTGTGAAGATACGAGGAGAACCGGGGGTCTGCTCTCTCATTACGATATAGAAACTGACATGATCAGCTATCACGAACACAACGCCAGGAAACGCTGCCAGGAGCTCCTGGAGAAGATGAAGAGAGGCAAAGAGGTGGCTCTGGTCAGTGATGCCGGCACGCCGGGCATTTCTGACCCCGGACGGCATCTGATCAGCGAGGCCATCGAGGCGGGTATTGAGGTGATTCCTCTTCCCGGTCCTACCGCTCTTATACCGGCTCTGGTTGCTTCAGGTCTTCTATCCGATAGATTCGTATTTGAAGGATTTCTCCCCAAAAAAGGCGGAGAGAGGCAAAATCGGCTGAAAGCCCTCAAGCGTGAAAAGAGAACTTCTGTTCTGTACGAGTCACCTTATCGGACCATCGCCACTATTTCAGATCTGGCTGAGATTATGCCGGCCAGAAATTTGACCCTCATAAGGGAGATCAGCAAAATCCACGAAGAAAAACTTTATGGGACCTGTGCCGGGCTATCCGAAAGACTGACTCAGGAGGATGTCAGGGGGGAAGTGGTGCTGGTGCTGGCAGGCAAAGAAGAAGCAGATGAAAAGGCAGGTTACGAACATCTCAGCATTGTCGAACATGTTAGAAGGTTGATGGATGAAGGTTATCCCAAAAAAGAAGCCATAAAGATTGTGGCCGAGGAGAGAGAACTTTCCCGCAGCGAAGTTTACGAGGAAGCCATAGCCATAGATGCCCGGCCGGAGGAAAGCTGA
- a CDS encoding initiation control protein YabA codes for MDEELLSALAHFQEEIERLSQKFKELQSKTYELYKENEELRQENKELRELALKKKEVEAEDDFSPQAFEYLSHLYEEEYHICPLSFGEKRDRDCLFCRELLERQQKNEGE; via the coding sequence ATGGATGAAGAGCTTCTGAGCGCTCTGGCCCACTTCCAGGAGGAGATCGAAAGACTGTCTCAGAAGTTTAAAGAGCTTCAGAGCAAAACCTACGAGCTTTACAAGGAAAACGAAGAACTTCGCCAGGAAAACAAAGAACTGCGTGAGCTGGCCCTGAAGAAAAAAGAGGTAGAAGCAGAGGATGACTTTTCTCCTCAGGCCTTCGAATACCTGAGCCATTTATATGAAGAAGAATACCATATATGTCCTCTCAGTTTCGGGGAAAAGCGGGATAGAGATTGTCTTTTTTGTCGGGAACTGCTGGAGAGACAGCAAAAAAACGAGGGGGAGTAA
- a CDS encoding PSP1 domain-containing protein, whose product MPTVIGVTFRPAGKIYYFAPGDMEIEENDYVIVETSRGVEFGLVIQPPKEVSQDEIVEPLKPVIRKATIRDKEQYYENKELEKEAFGICLDKIEEHGLPMKLVDVEYTFDHNKIIFYFTADGRVDFRELVKDLAHIFKTRIELRQIGVRDEAKLIGGLGPCGMPSCCTRFLRDFEPVSINMAKQQELSLNPAKISGICGRLMCCLRYEKECYKDMKKEMPDRGETVDLEIGSGEIVDRNLIKKTVKVGLSEDETVEIDAGQLPGYDPGRDEEIDDGRAEDINKE is encoded by the coding sequence ATGCCAACAGTAATAGGTGTTACTTTCCGTCCGGCCGGCAAAATATATTATTTTGCCCCCGGAGATATGGAGATAGAGGAGAACGATTATGTAATCGTGGAAACTTCCAGAGGAGTTGAATTCGGTCTTGTTATTCAACCGCCCAAAGAGGTCAGCCAGGATGAGATAGTGGAGCCGCTCAAACCTGTGATTAGAAAAGCGACAATTCGCGATAAAGAACAGTATTATGAGAATAAAGAACTGGAAAAAGAAGCTTTTGGCATCTGCCTGGATAAAATAGAAGAACACGGCCTGCCGATGAAGCTTGTGGATGTTGAATACACCTTCGATCATAATAAAATAATTTTCTATTTTACAGCTGATGGCAGGGTGGATTTTCGCGAGCTTGTGAAAGATTTAGCTCATATTTTCAAAACCCGTATAGAACTCAGACAGATAGGAGTTCGGGATGAAGCGAAGCTGATAGGCGGCCTCGGCCCCTGCGGTATGCCTTCATGCTGCACAAGATTTTTGCGTGATTTCGAACCTGTCTCCATAAACATGGCAAAACAGCAGGAGCTTTCCCTCAACCCGGCCAAGATTTCCGGCATCTGCGGACGCCTGATGTGCTGTTTGAGATATGAAAAAGAATGTTATAAGGATATGAAAAAGGAGATGCCCGATAGAGGGGAAACCGTGGATCTGGAAATAGGTTCGGGGGAGATAGTTGATCGTAATTTGATCAAGAAAACTGTGAAGGTCGGTTTGAGTGAAGATGAAACAGTGGAAATCGATGCCGGCCAGCTGCCAGGCTATGATCCCGGTCGTGATGAAGAGATCGATGATGGTAGGGCTGAAGATATTAATAAAGAATAG
- the holB gene encoding DNA polymerase III subunit delta', with product MSWSKIPGQEFAKNVLQNQLREERLSHAYLFSGAKGLGKKALALELAAASLCSRENFESCGRCLNCQKISHDNHPDVQVFGPAESKKSLGIDVIRELQRELALKPFEAGRRFFVIEKAEEMTAQAANSLLKSLEDPPAYTVLILLVSEESRLLPTIISRCQQLNLHPLSREKIASLLQKQGIRPQFASHIARLAAGSPGRAQELAEKEELLERRNEVLNFLAGLEQKNDIEIFSAVSKWSDWFAEDFPLIQILSEWCRDLIVYSCSRSEDVRNHNFLQDIEAIATSSNFDQLSRMLELVEKAADDIDANVMSDLVLSVLFFELKTLMEADETEKVDLQASVYQGSDL from the coding sequence ATGAGCTGGAGCAAGATACCCGGCCAGGAATTTGCCAAAAATGTTTTGCAAAATCAGCTTCGCGAAGAGAGACTCTCCCATGCCTACCTTTTTTCTGGAGCGAAAGGGCTGGGAAAAAAAGCGCTGGCTCTGGAGCTGGCTGCTGCGTCTCTCTGTTCCCGCGAAAACTTTGAAAGCTGTGGTCGTTGTCTCAACTGTCAGAAAATTTCTCACGATAATCACCCGGATGTGCAGGTGTTTGGACCAGCTGAGAGCAAAAAAAGTCTGGGGATAGACGTCATTAGGGAGCTGCAGCGGGAGCTGGCCCTGAAGCCCTTTGAAGCCGGGCGAAGATTTTTTGTGATCGAAAAGGCGGAGGAAATGACTGCCCAGGCGGCGAACAGTTTGCTCAAATCGCTGGAGGACCCCCCGGCCTATACAGTTTTGATTCTGCTGGTCTCGGAGGAAAGCAGACTGCTGCCAACAATTATTTCCCGGTGTCAGCAGTTAAATTTGCATCCGCTCTCCCGGGAAAAAATTGCCTCTCTTTTACAGAAACAGGGTATTCGCCCCCAATTTGCCTCCCATATTGCCCGGCTGGCCGCCGGCAGTCCCGGGCGGGCTCAAGAACTGGCTGAAAAAGAAGAGCTTCTGGAAAGAAGAAACGAAGTTCTGAATTTCCTCGCCGGTCTTGAGCAGAAGAACGATATTGAAATATTTTCCGCAGTTTCTAAGTGGTCCGATTGGTTCGCTGAAGATTTTCCGCTAATACAGATCCTTTCGGAGTGGTGCCGGGATTTGATCGTTTACAGCTGTTCGAGATCTGAGGACGTGCGCAATCATAATTTTTTGCAGGATATCGAAGCAATAGCAACCAGCAGCAATTTCGATCAGCTCTCGCGTATGCTGGAACTCGTTGAGAAAGCTGCTGATGACATAGATGCCAATGTAATGTCAGACCTGGTTCTATCCGTGTTGTTTTTTGAATTAAAAACATTAATGGAGGCTGATGAGACGGAAAAGGTAGATCTTCAGGCCTCCGTTTATCAGGGAAGTGATCTGTAA
- a CDS encoding cyclic-di-AMP receptor, producing MSDKNDSIEDARLVIAIVHDNDADILESSLETAHFRVTRLKSSGGFLKEGNTTFFIGTAARYLDELMEIIDENCRERKRTISPLSPIAAEMQSYHTLPMEVEVGGATVFVIEVEQFKKL from the coding sequence ATGAGTGATAAAAATGATTCTATCGAAGATGCTCGCCTGGTAATAGCTATAGTGCACGATAACGATGCTGATATTTTGGAATCGAGCCTGGAAACAGCTCACTTTAGAGTTACCAGACTTAAAAGCAGCGGAGGTTTTCTGAAAGAAGGAAACACCACCTTTTTTATCGGCACCGCAGCCAGATATCTGGATGAGCTTATGGAAATTATCGATGAAAACTGCCGGGAAAGAAAAAGAACCATCTCTCCGCTGTCACCAATCGCCGCTGAAATGCAGAGCTATCATACCCTCCCCATGGAAGTTGAGGTCGGGGGAGCAACGGTTTTTGTTATAGAGGTTGAACAGTTCAAAAAACTTTAG
- the tmk gene encoding dTMP kinase — protein sequence MTGVFITLEGIEGSGKTTQVEKLGDYFKQKGREVKISREPGATPIGESIRDLLLNPGLDSMNRRTEILLYAADRAEHQQKVIAPALEQGKIVISDRYYDSSLAYQGFGRRIDLDMIKKINRWAVRDLKPDLTFLLDLEAEIGLSRARSLAADDLGDRLEREEISFHRRVRQGYLQLACDSDRFVVIKADRDAEDIQKELRKKIEERLL from the coding sequence ATGACCGGCGTTTTTATAACCCTGGAAGGAATTGAGGGTTCAGGAAAAACGACTCAGGTTGAGAAGCTGGGAGATTATTTTAAACAAAAGGGGAGAGAAGTTAAGATCTCCCGGGAGCCAGGCGCAACTCCTATAGGAGAATCTATTAGAGATCTGCTGTTAAACCCCGGACTTGACAGCATGAATCGCCGCACCGAAATTTTGCTCTATGCTGCTGATCGGGCCGAGCATCAGCAGAAGGTAATAGCTCCGGCTTTAGAGCAGGGGAAAATTGTAATATCCGATCGCTATTATGATTCGAGTTTGGCCTATCAGGGATTTGGACGGAGAATCGATCTCGATATGATCAAAAAGATTAATCGCTGGGCTGTCAGGGATTTAAAACCAGATCTGACCTTCCTGCTCGATCTGGAGGCTGAGATCGGTCTCAGCCGGGCTCGTTCACTGGCTGCTGATGATCTGGGTGATAGACTTGAAAGAGAAGAGATCTCCTTTCATCGCCGGGTGCGGCAGGGATATCTGCAGCTGGCCTGTGATAGTGATCGCTTTGTAGTCATAAAAGCTGATAGAGATGCGGAAGATATTCAAAAAGAGCTCAGAAAAAAGATAGAGGAGAGGCTTTTATGA